In Polaribacter sp. L3A8, a genomic segment contains:
- a CDS encoding helix-turn-helix domain-containing protein, with the protein MKTLGDTLKCAREEKDLILRKVAAEVDIDQSLISKFEKNERKPTKEQIVRLAKFYELSESELIINWFSEKIAEELKYTESTSEILKVAEEKINYYKTQENGK; encoded by the coding sequence ATGAAAACATTAGGAGACACTTTGAAATGTGCAAGAGAGGAAAAAGATTTAATTCTACGAAAAGTTGCGGCTGAAGTGGATATTGATCAATCTTTGATTAGCAAATTTGAGAAAAACGAAAGAAAACCGACAAAGGAACAAATCGTAAGACTTGCTAAATTTTATGAACTTTCAGAAAGTGAACTTATCATAAATTGGTTTTCAGAAAAAATTGCAGAAGAATTAAAATATACAGAATCGACTTCCGAAATACTGAAAGTTGCAGAAGAAAAAATTAACTATTATAAGACTCAAGAAAATGGAAAATAA
- a CDS encoding DNA cytosine methyltransferase → MENKKMKVAELFAGVGGFRLGLEKSNYEIVWSNQWEPSTKLQHASKVYEERFGKENHSNEDINEVVTRNVEEIPDHDLLVGGFPCQDYSVATTLHNSKGLKGKKGVLWWSIHQILEKKKNKPKYLFLENVDRLLKSPAKQRGRDFAVMLQSLNELGYAVEWRVINAAEYGMPQRRRRVFFIGYHKSTDIYKRLQKSNKTNWLVEEGTIANAFPVQKTDSIQEVELKGDLVEITNDFNKNGKLSPFQNTGLLIKGKVYTTKTVPNYDGERTVLADVLQNGEVTPEFFIDEKDKDKWEYLKGAKTIERKSPDGFVYKYSEGGMIYPDALDNASRTIITGEGGKSASRFKHVIVSDRGLRRLTPIELERLNMFPDNHTKLDGITDTKRAFFMGNALVVGVIEKIGEELYKQINQFEYV, encoded by the coding sequence ATGGAAAATAAGAAAATGAAAGTTGCAGAATTGTTTGCAGGAGTTGGAGGTTTTCGTCTTGGACTTGAAAAAAGTAATTACGAAATTGTTTGGAGTAACCAATGGGAACCATCTACCAAATTACAACACGCATCAAAAGTTTACGAGGAACGTTTTGGAAAAGAAAACCACTCAAACGAAGATATAAATGAAGTTGTAACAAGAAATGTAGAGGAAATTCCAGATCACGATTTATTAGTTGGCGGATTTCCTTGTCAAGATTATTCAGTAGCAACAACATTGCATAATTCAAAAGGTTTAAAAGGCAAAAAAGGTGTTCTTTGGTGGTCTATTCATCAAATTTTAGAAAAGAAAAAAAACAAGCCAAAATACTTGTTTTTAGAAAATGTTGATAGACTTTTAAAATCGCCAGCAAAACAAAGAGGAAGAGATTTTGCTGTAATGTTGCAAAGTCTAAACGAATTAGGTTATGCAGTAGAATGGAGAGTTATAAATGCAGCTGAATATGGAATGCCACAAAGAAGAAGAAGAGTTTTCTTTATTGGTTATCATAAATCAACAGATATTTACAAAAGACTTCAAAAGTCTAATAAAACTAATTGGTTAGTCGAAGAAGGAACAATTGCAAATGCTTTTCCTGTTCAAAAAACAGATTCAATTCAAGAAGTCGAATTAAAAGGAGATTTAGTTGAAATAACAAATGATTTTAATAAAAACGGAAAATTATCGCCTTTTCAAAATACAGGTTTACTTATAAAAGGTAAAGTTTATACAACTAAAACAGTTCCAAATTATGATGGAGAAAGAACTGTTTTAGCAGATGTTTTACAAAATGGAGAAGTAACACCTGAATTTTTTATTGACGAGAAAGACAAAGATAAATGGGAATATTTAAAGGGTGCTAAAACTATAGAACGTAAATCACCAGATGGTTTTGTTTATAAATATTCAGAAGGCGGAATGATTTATCCAGATGCTTTAGATAATGCTTCAAGAACTATAATTACTGGAGAAGGTGGGAAATCAGCTTCAAGATTTAAACACGTAATTGTTTCAGATAGAGGTTTGAGAAGATTAACACCAATCGAATTAGAAAGACTAAATATGTTTCCAGACAATCACACAAAACTTGACGGAATTACAGACACAAAACGAGCGTTTTTTATGGGAAATGCTTTAGTTGTTGGAGTTATTGAAAAAATTGGAGAAGAACTTTATAAACAGATAAATCAATTTGAGTATGTATAA
- a CDS encoding Sau3AI family type II restriction endonuclease: protein MYNVNSADSIIDFAKLLKDQTLREACGVEIEKHGYKGKGNFGQILEKFYFGYEPNSDAEPDFKEVGMELKSSPLKTLKNGEFRSKERLVLNIINYLEVHKEEFETSSFWKKNAHLLLVFYLHDRDLELLDYIIKLVDDWKYPNEDLKIIKQDWEFINQKIKDGKAHELSEGDTFYLGACTKGSTALKSFRNQPFNEEQAKQRAYSLKQGYVNHIIANIAQEETAIYGKIIERPEILDKVQSLEEIVILKFHPFYGKSAEQIAQELGLDLNEKAKSYFANLTNSILGLKLGQKIEEFEKADIRVKTIRLKENNLPKEDISFPTFEYQELIETDWEDSDFKNILESKFFFVFYQFEGEKLILRKVKFWNMQHSDILEAKNVWEEMVETVTNGEIVKEVTEKGVRKSFFPKKTENRISHVRPHARNKEDTYELPIADKLTGLTEYTKHCFWLNASYVKDEIYLK, encoded by the coding sequence ATGTATAATGTAAATTCAGCTGACTCAATTATTGACTTTGCCAAATTATTAAAAGACCAAACTTTAAGAGAAGCTTGTGGAGTTGAAATCGAAAAACACGGTTATAAGGGAAAAGGAAATTTTGGTCAAATATTAGAAAAATTCTATTTCGGTTACGAGCCAAATTCTGATGCAGAACCCGATTTTAAAGAAGTTGGAATGGAACTTAAATCAAGTCCATTAAAAACTTTGAAAAACGGAGAATTCCGTTCTAAAGAAAGATTGGTTTTAAACATTATAAATTATTTAGAAGTTCATAAAGAAGAATTTGAAACAAGTTCTTTTTGGAAGAAAAATGCTCATTTACTTTTAGTGTTTTATCTTCACGACAGAGATTTAGAATTACTTGACTATATAATAAAGTTGGTTGATGATTGGAAATATCCAAATGAAGATTTAAAAATTATAAAACAAGATTGGGAATTTATCAATCAAAAAATAAAGGACGGAAAAGCTCACGAATTATCAGAAGGAGATACATTTTATCTTGGAGCTTGTACAAAAGGTTCTACTGCATTAAAATCATTTAGAAATCAACCTTTCAATGAAGAGCAAGCAAAGCAAAGAGCATATTCTTTAAAACAAGGTTATGTAAATCATATTATTGCAAATATCGCTCAAGAAGAAACTGCTATCTACGGAAAGATAATTGAACGACCAGAAATTTTAGATAAAGTTCAATCTTTAGAAGAAATAGTAATTTTAAAGTTCCACCCATTTTATGGGAAATCCGCAGAACAAATTGCACAAGAATTAGGTTTAGACTTAAATGAAAAAGCCAAAAGTTATTTTGCAAATCTTACAAATTCAATTCTTGGACTTAAACTCGGTCAAAAAATTGAGGAATTTGAAAAAGCGGATATTCGAGTAAAAACAATTCGACTTAAAGAAAATAATTTACCGAAAGAAGATATTTCATTTCCAACATTTGAATATCAAGAACTTATTGAAACTGATTGGGAAGATTCAGATTTTAAGAACATTTTAGAAAGTAAATTTTTCTTTGTGTTTTATCAATTTGAGGGAGAAAAATTGATTTTAAGAAAAGTAAAATTTTGGAATATGCAACATTCAGATATTCTTGAAGCAAAAAATGTTTGGGAAGAAATGGTAGAAACTGTTACAAATGGAGAAATTGTAAAGGAAGTAACTGAAAAAGGTGTGAGAAAATCATTTTTTCCAAAGAAAACGGAAAATAGAATTAGTCACGTCAGACCTCACGCAAGAAATAAGGAAGATACTTACGAATTGCCTATTGCTGATAAATTGACAGGATTGACTGAATACACAAAACATTGTTTTTGGCTAAACGCAAGTTACGTGAAAGACGAAATATATCTGAAATAA
- a CDS encoding integrase core domain-containing protein, producing MVIRSDNGSQFIAKKVREYLGLIGVQQEFTHVATPEENAHIEAYHGILKKEVFNRWDYQYFGEIEQILKRFVKFYNNRRLHGLLGRITPMEKWNADEHLIRMKKLTA from the coding sequence GTGGTCATTAGAAGTGATAATGGAAGCCAGTTTATAGCAAAAAAAGTACGTGAATATTTAGGTCTCATTGGAGTGCAACAAGAATTTACACACGTAGCAACCCCAGAAGAGAATGCACATATAGAAGCCTATCATGGAATATTGAAAAAAGAAGTCTTTAATAGGTGGGACTACCAATATTTTGGAGAAATAGAGCAAATACTAAAACGCTTCGTGAAATTTTATAATAATAGAAGACTTCACGGCTTGTTAGGACGTATAACACCAATGGAAAAATGGAATGCAGATGAACATCTTATTAGAATGAAAAAGTTAACCGCTTAA
- a CDS encoding IS3 family transposase, with the protein MVGIVSSSYYREPSGGKKGNKPSKETFHKTKGFVLQDAVVVSIKEILKHEFIDCGYRLMTSYLTRDGYTINHKKLYRIMKEEGLLKLDNRIDRSGSGRKFVKFRKVQTSRPLECLEMDIKMVWIPSVGKNAYLLSVIDVHTRRI; encoded by the coding sequence ATGGTTGGTATTGTATCGAGTAGCTATTATAGAGAACCTAGTGGCGGTAAAAAAGGAAATAAGCCATCTAAAGAGACTTTCCACAAGACTAAAGGTTTTGTATTACAAGACGCTGTAGTTGTGTCTATAAAAGAGATTTTAAAGCACGAGTTTATAGATTGTGGTTATCGATTAATGACCAGCTATTTAACTAGAGATGGTTACACTATCAATCATAAAAAGTTGTATAGAATTATGAAGGAAGAAGGCTTGTTGAAACTTGATAATAGGATAGATAGAAGTGGTTCTGGACGCAAGTTTGTAAAGTTTAGAAAGGTGCAAACTTCTAGACCTTTAGAATGCCTGGAGATGGATATAAAGATGGTTTGGATACCAAGTGTAGGAAAGAATGCTTATTTACTATCAGTTATTGACGTTCACACTCGAAGAATATAA
- a CDS encoding transposase: protein MKYKKWTLEQKLEILSVSEEIGIVEACRKYSVSTGTFYSWKKKFEHKGEAGLKVTYDTKSKELKAAEEENRVLRKLLSDREIELEVQRELLKKKFGTSDPRKI, encoded by the coding sequence ATGAAATACAAGAAATGGACTTTAGAACAGAAGTTAGAAATACTATCTGTTTCCGAAGAAATAGGTATCGTTGAGGCCTGCCGAAAATACAGCGTAAGTACTGGCACTTTCTATAGTTGGAAAAAGAAGTTTGAGCACAAAGGAGAAGCAGGTTTAAAAGTTACCTATGACACTAAAAGTAAAGAACTTAAAGCAGCTGAAGAAGAGAATCGAGTGTTACGAAAATTGCTGAGTGATAGAGAAATCGAGCTTGAAGTGCAACGTGAGCTTTTAAAAAAAAAGTTTGGGACGTCCGATCCAAGAAAGATCTAG